The Pseudophryne corroboree isolate aPseCor3 chromosome 2, aPseCor3.hap2, whole genome shotgun sequence genome has a segment encoding these proteins:
- the LOC134986893 gene encoding uncharacterized protein LOC134986893, with product MRRSMNMWLPHLGLTQKDRLIILNNQGVSIPIIDAVQSILRKQFNVEGLQPAIIGEAGSFTPVSGPSLQIHPDTDDEHFFVSCFRDGQVQIADSDGWRLTLSGSRQLQDLYQAVVPKDLLANLNILDVEQQRPDSGNCGIYSVANAVEFLCTGDFPRRKFKKRKLRQHLIQCLDDGEFSPFPKRSRQNNQRNRNPAVDSSSLETGKTPPIPESRKRKGPEENGNNKRGKLDEAI from the exons ATGCGAAGGTCTATG AACATGTGGCTGCCCCATTTGGGGCTGACACAGAAAGATAGGCTGATCATACTGAACAACCAGGGTGTAAGCATCCCCATTATTGATGCTGTGCAGTCCATACTGCGCAAGCAATTCAACGTGGAAGGCTTGCAGCCTGCGATAATAGGAGAGGCTGGCTCCTTCACCCCCGTCTCTGGCCCGTCACTGCAGATACATCCGGATACAGATGACGAACACTTCTTTGTGTCCTGCTTTCGAGATGGGCAGGTGCAAATAGCAGACAGCGACGGATGGCGGCTTACTCTCTCTGGCAGCAGGCAACTACAAGATCTGTATCAGGCTGTTGTCCCAAAAGACCTGCTGGCAAATCTTAACATCCTGGACGTGGAGCAACAGAGGCCAGACTCAGGGAACTGCGGGATATATTCTGTTGCGAATGCTGTGGAATTCCTCTGCACCGGCGACTTTCCCAGGCGCAAATTCAAAAAGCGAAAGCTAAGACAACATCTCATACAGTGCCTGGATGATGGGGAATTTTCACCATTTCCCAAAAGAAGCCGCCAGAACAACCAGAGGAACCGCAATCCGGCAGTTGATAGCAGCAGTCTAGAAACTGGAAAAACGCCACCTATTCCAGAATCTAGAAAAAGAAAGGGCCCTGAAGAGAATGGCAACAACAAAAGGGGGAAACTTGATGAAGCCATCTAA